The genome window CGTCCTCGCCGACGGCGACCCCCTGCCCGACCGCGGGTTCACGCACGGGGACGGATAGGTCACCGAGGTCTCAGTGGTTCGCTTATAAATGATCAACTACAGTTTGACGACGACCACCCCCGAAGCCCCGGTCGCTCGGCCGTACGAGAGTCGAATTTATAAATAACTGATCCACACGACCACCGCCGAAGCCCCGGTCGCGAACCCGGCGCACGCTCGCTGCGCTCCTCACTCGGTCGCTATCGCTCCCTCGTTGCGGTGCTTGCGTCGCCTGCGCCGGGTTCGCGACCGCCCCTTCGAGTCCCACCCCGTACAGCACCGCAACCGCGCCTCACACCTCCCCAGCCTCGTCGCTCGCGCTTAAAAGCGCTCGCGACTCCCTCGCGCGTGCGACTCGCGCCCTTCGGGCGCTCGCCGGCACGCGCCACCGCAGAAATCAACTGTTTCTCGCGGCTCTCTACCGCAGGAACTCGATCGCGGCGCCCTGCCCGAAGCCGACGCAGAGCGTCGCGAGGCCGCGCTCGGCGTCCCGTTTTTGCATCTCGTGGAGCAGCGTGACGGGGAGCCGGGCCCCGGAGGCGCCGAGCGGGTGGCCGAGCGCGATGGCGCCGCCGTTGACGTTGTAGATCTCCTCGTCGACGCCGAGCTCGCGCCGCGAGTACTCGCACTGGGAGGCGAACGCCTCGTTCAGCTCGACCAGGTCGTAGTCGTCGATCTCCGTGCCGGCGCGTTCGAGGAGCCCGCGGGTGGCGGGCACCGGGCCGATCCCCATGACCGTGGGGTCGACGCCGGCGACGTTGTTCGTGCCGACCTCGGCGAGCACGTCGAGGCCGTGCTCCTCGGCGAACGCCTCGCTCGTCACGACCGTCAGCGACGCGCCGTCCGAGATCTGCGAGGAGTTCCCCGCGGTGACGCTGCCGTCGCCGGTGAACGCGGGCGGGAGGTCGGCGAGCTTCTCGGCGGTCGTGTCCGGACGGATCCCCTCGTCCTCCTCGACGAGGCCGTCGTCGGTCTCGACGGGGACGATCTCGTCGTCGAAGCGGCCGGACTCGGTCGCTTCCGCGGCGCGCTGGTGGCTGCGGGCCGCGTACTCGTCTTGCGCCTCGCGGCTCACGTCGTACTTCTCGGCGACCTTCTCGGCGGTCATTCCCATCTGCAGCTGGAAGATGTTGTACTCCTCCGAGAGCTCGGGGTGGAGGTGCTCGTAGGAGTCGCCGTCCATCGGGACGCGGCTCATGTTCTCGACGCCGCCCGCGATGATACAGTCGCGGTTCCCCGCGGCGATCGCGTCCGACGCCGAGATGACCGCCTGCATCGAGGAGGCGCACCACCGGTTGATCGAGGTGGCGGGCACCGACTCGCCCAAGTCGGAGAGGAGCGCGATGACGCGCGCGACGTTGTTGTCCTGCTCGGTGCGCTGCTGCGCGACGCCCCACATCAGGTCGTCGACGTGGTCGCTGGTCAGCCCCGTCTCGTCGAGCGCGTGGTCGATGAGCGTCGTCGAGAGGTCCTCGCTGCGGACGTCTTCGTAGACGCCGCCCTCTTTCCCCTGCGGCGTTCGGTAAGCGGCCGCGATCACCGGCGTGGTCTCGTCTGTCATGAACAATTACACGACAGTCGGCGTATTAAAACGCCGTGGAACGAGCGAGAATCGATCCGAAGTTTATCGTTTATTCTCGAGCAGCGACTCGCCGGTCATCTCGGCGGGTCGGTCGCGGTCCATCAGGTCGAGCAGCGTCGGGGCGATGTCGCACAGCGACCCGTCTTCTCGGACGCGCTCCCCGCCGTCGCCGCCGTCGGGCGTCAGGTAGACGAACGGCACGGGGTTGAACGTGTGGGCGGTGTGGGGGTTTTCGGCGGTGCCCATGTCGTCGGCGTTGCCGTGGTCGGCGGTGACGACCGCGTGCGCGCCGGCGTCGGCGACCGCGGAGAGCAGCCGGTCGAGCTGTTCGTCGACGGCCTCGACGGCCTCGACGGCCGCGTCGAAGTCGCCGGTGTGGCCCACCATGTCGGGATTCGCGTAGTTCAACACGAGCAGGTCGGGGTCGTCGGCGGCGATCGTCTCGACGGCCTCGTCGGTCACCTCGGGCGCGGACATCTCGGGCTGCTGGTCGTAGGTGGGGACGTCCGGGCTCTCGACGATGGTGCGGATCTCGCCGGGGAACGCCACCTCGCGGCCGCCGTTGAGGAAGTAGGTGACGTGGGGGTACTTCTCCGACTCCGCGATCCGGAGCTGGGTGCCGCCGGCGTCCGCGACGACCTCGCCGATCGTGTTCGCGGGGATCTCCGGCGGGAACGCGACCGGGAACTCGAACGTCTCGTCGTACTCGGTCATCGTCGTCATGCGGATCTCGGGCTGGTCGAGGTCGAACCCCCACTCCGGCCGGACGCCGGTCAGCATCCGGACCAGCTGGCGGGCGCGATCCGCGCGGAAGTTGAAGAAGACCACCGCGTCGCCGTCGGCCAGCGCGGGCTCGTCCGCGACGAGCGTCGGCTCGACGAACTCGTCCGTCTCGCCGCGGGCGTGGGCCTCGCGGGCGGCCGCGACCGCGCTGTCGGCCTCGTTCGGGGCCTCGCGGGCGACGATCGCGTCGTACGCCTTCCGCGTGCGCTCCCAGTTCTCGTCGCGGTCCATTGCGTGGTATCGCCCGGTGACGGTCGCGACGTGGCCCGTCCCGCGCTCGTCGGCCTTCGCGGTCACGTCGGCGAGGAACTCGTCGGCGATCTCGGGGGCCGTGTCGCGCCCGTCGGTGAACGCGTGGCTCGTCGCCGGGACCCCCGCGTCGGCGGCGGCGTCGATCAGCGCGAGCAGGTGTTCCACGTCCGAGTGGACGCCGCCGTCGGACACGAGCCCCATGAAGTGGACTCTCCCGCCGGTCGAGGCCGCGTGGTCGAGCGCGTCGGCGATCGCGTCGTTGTCCGAGAGCGATCCCTCCGCGAGCGCGTCCGTGATTCGGGTGTACGCCTGCTTCACCACTCGGCCCGCGCCGATGTTGAGGTGGCCGACCTCGGAGTTGCCCATCTGTCCCTCGGGGAGCCCCACGCGCCGCCCGTGGACGACGAGGCGGCCGTCGGCCCCGCGCTCCGTCGCCGCGTCGAACGTCGGCGTGTCGGCCGCCTTCACGGCGTCGCGGCGGTCGTGGTCGCCGAGCCCCCAGCCGTCGAGGATGACGAGTGCCGTCTCCATACCCCAGCGTGCCGCCCGGGGGGTAACTACCCTTCGATGGGGTCACTCCCGTCACTCGACCCAGACGGTCTTTCGGTTGACGAACTCCTTGATCCCGGCCTCGGAGAGCTCCCGGCCGTAGCCCGAGTCCTTGATCCCGCCGAAGGGGACCCGCGGGTCGGACTTGACGAGCTGGTTCACGTACACGCAGCCCGCGTCGATGCGGCTCGCCACGCGCTCCCCCCGGTCGCGGTCCTCGGTCCAGACGCTCGCTCCGAGCCCGAACTCGGTGTCGTTGGCCGTCTCGACCGCCGCTTCCTCGCCGTCGACCTCGTACACCGTGGCCACCGGCCCGAACGTCTCCTCGGTGTCGACGGGGCATCCCTCGGGGACGTCGGTCAGGACGGTCGGCGGGTAGAACGCCCCCTCTCGGTCGAGGGGCTCGCCGCCGGTCACGAGCGTCGCGCCCGCGTCGACGCTCGCGGTGACCTGCTCGTGGAGCGACTCCATGAGGTCCGCCCGCGCCTGCGGCCCGACGTCGGTCGCCTCCACGGTCGGGTCGCCGACGGTGAGCGCGTCGATCTCGTCGACGAGCGCGTCGAGGAACGCGTCGTACACGTCCGTGTGGACGACGAAGCGCTTCGCGGCGATGCACGACTGCCCCCCGTTCAGGTTCCGCGCCCAGGCTCCCGTCTCGGCCGCGGCCGCGACGTCGGCGTCGTCGAGGACGACGAACGGGTCGCTCCCGCCGAGTTCGAGGACGGTCTTCTTGAGCTGGTCGCCGGCGCTCGCGGCGACCGCGCGCCCGGCCGGCCCGCTCCCGGTCAGCGTCGCGGCCCGAACGCGGTCGTCCGTCAGGAGGTCGTCGACGAGGTCCGACGGGATCAGAAGCGTCTGGAAGACGTCCTCGGGGTAGCCGGCCTCGCGGAACACCTCCTCGATCGCGAGCGCGCAGCCGGGCACGTTCGACGCGTGCTTGAGGAGGCCGACGTTCCCGGCCGTGAGGTACGGCGCGGCGAAGCGGAACACCTGCCAGAACGGGAAGTTCCACGGCATCACCGCGAGGACGGGGCCGAGCGGTTCGTGCTCCGTCCTGACCGTCGAGCCCGGCGGGCTCGGGTGGTGGTCCGCCTCGAGGTACGCGCCCGCGTGTTCCGCGTAGTGGTCGCAGACCCACGCGCACTTCTCGATCTCGCCGACCGCCTGCGAGATCGGCTTCCCCATCTCCCGGGTCATCGTCTCGGCGTACTCCCGCTTGTTCTCTCTGAGTACGTCGGCCGCGTTCGCGAGGAGCCGCTCGCGGTCCCGGAGCGGACGCGTCCGCCAGTCGTCGAACGCCGCGGTCGACCGCTCCAGCGCCGCCTCGACGTCGTCCACGTCGTGTTCGTTGTACGTTTCGATCTGCGCCCCGGTCGCTGGGTTTACCGCGTTCATGTGAAGTATGACAACGTTGTACAGGCACTTTACTATTGGTCACGCCGGACGGCGGCCGATCCCTCCCCGCGTTCGACCGACCGATTCGGGTCCGGACTGGGGTTTGGGACGGGGAAGTACGACGGGGAAGGTTATCGTATGTTACAGACCCGCATATTTATGTAGGGAGCGACACTCACGGACAATTGTTAACAATGGTAACCGAAGACAGCGATACCGAAAACAAGTATAAACGGAGCGACGCCGCCGAGACGGGTTCGGGGAGCCGGTCGCCGGTCGGACGGCGGCGGTTCCTTCAGGCCGCCGGCGCGGGCGCGGCCGTCGGGCTCGCCGGCTGTTCCGGCGGGGGCGGCGGAGACGGCGGGCCCGTGACGCTCGGGGCCGCGTACATCCTCTCCGGGTTCGCGTCGCTGTACGGCGAGGAGGCCGAACGCGGGATCGACTTCGCGGTGTCGGAGATCAACGACAACGGCGGCATCGACGGCCGAGACGTCGAGGTGATCGTCCGCGACACCGAGGCGAGCGCCGACACGGCGATCCAGCAGATCCGCAGCCTCGTTCAGGAGGACAACGTCGACGGGCTGTTCGGGCTCGACTCCAGCGGCGTCGCCCAGGCCGTCGCGCCGCAGATCTCGCAGCTCCAGATACCGTTCATGATCACGCACGCGGCGACCCCGTTCGTCACCTCGCCGCAGGGCGAGCACGAGGACTCCGTCGGGAACGAGTACGTGTTCCGCGACTCCAACAGCCTCGCGCAGGACATCTACGGGGCCGCGCGCGTCGCCCAGGAGCTCGACGCCACCGAGTGGGCCACCATCGGCCCGGACTACGCGTTCGGGTACGAGACCTGGGACTACTTCCAGGCGTACTGCGACGGGCTCGGCGTCGAGGCCGAGTTCACGGCCGAGCAGTTCCCGGCGCTGGCGACGAGCGACTACAGGCCATTCATCAGCTCCATCCTCGACGCCGACCCCGACGCGGTACTCACCCCGCTGTGGGGGGCCGACCTCACGACGTTCATCGGACAGGCCGAGAGCGCGGGCTGGTTCGACCAGATCGACCACACGCTGTTCAGCGTCGGGATGGGGACGGACCTCCCGAGCGACGGCAGTCCGCTCCCGGAGGGTGAGTACGCCTCCACTCGGTACGACCCATTCGTCCCCGACACCGAGACGAACAACTCGTTCCGCGATGCGTACTACGAGGAGTACGAGTCGCTCCCGACGTACAACGCAGAGGGCGCGTATCGGGCGGTCCACCTGTACAAGGAGGCGATCGAGTCGGCCGGAGGGACGGACGCCAGCGCGCTCGTCGACGAGTTCACCGGCATGGAGCACTCGGGCCCCGTCGGCGACTACCGGTTCAGCGAGACGAACCAGGCGACGGTCGCGTCAATCTGGGGCACCGTCACCTACGACGACGAGTGGGAGAGCAACGTGCTCGACCCCGTGAACCGATACGAGGCGGGTCCCGACGTGCTGTCTGAGGCGCTCGGCGACTCCGACCTCCCGACGGGTATCTAAGCCCGTCCCCTTTTCATGAGTTTCACACCACTCGTTCCACTGATCGGTATCTCCGACGTCGTCATCGGACTGAGCCTCGGCAGTCGGCTCTTTCTGATCGCCGTCGGCCTGAGTCTCATCTTCGGCGTGCTGGGCGTGCTCAACTTCGCGCACGGCGGGTTCTACATGCTCGGCGCGTACGTCACCCTCGCCGTCATCTCGAACGTCGTCGACAACTTCTGGATCGCCGTCGTGGTCGGCGCGCTCGCCGTCGGCGTCGTCGGCGCCGCGATCGAGTTCTCGGCGATCCGCCGGCTGTACGACCGAGTCGACTCAGACCTCGACCAGCTCATCGTCACGTTCGGGTTCGTCCTCGTGATCCACGAGGCGGTCCGGTTCATCTGGGGGTCGGGGTCGTACTCGATCGACCCGCCGGACGTGTTCAACTTCTCCGTGACGCTCGGCGGGAGCACGTTCAACGCGTACCGGCTGGTCGTCATCGGCCTGGCCGTCGGTGTGCTCGTCGCGCTGTGGCTGTTCATCACGCGGACGTACTTCGGCTCGCTGGTCCGGGGGACCTCCTCGGACCGCGAGATGGCGGCCATGCTCGGCGTCGACGTGCCCCGGCTCTACACCGGGGTCTTCTTCCTCGGGAGCGTGCTGGCCGGCCTCGGCGGCGCGCTCTCGGCGCCGATCCAGGCGACCAGCCCGGCGCTCGGCGACCAGGTGATCATCGACGCGTTCATCG of Halorubrum trapanicum contains these proteins:
- a CDS encoding branched-chain amino acid ABC transporter permease, yielding MSFTPLVPLIGISDVVIGLSLGSRLFLIAVGLSLIFGVLGVLNFAHGGFYMLGAYVTLAVISNVVDNFWIAVVVGALAVGVVGAAIEFSAIRRLYDRVDSDLDQLIVTFGFVLVIHEAVRFIWGSGSYSIDPPDVFNFSVTLGGSTFNAYRLVVIGLAVGVLVALWLFITRTYFGSLVRGTSSDREMAAMLGVDVPRLYTGVFFLGSVLAGLGGALSAPIQATSPALGDQVIIDAFIVVVIGGLGSMGGAFVGAMLIGMMQSLGPQFISAGSIAIPFLAMVVVLLLRPEGLFGGIGE
- a CDS encoding ABC transporter substrate-binding protein, with amino-acid sequence MVTEDSDTENKYKRSDAAETGSGSRSPVGRRRFLQAAGAGAAVGLAGCSGGGGGDGGPVTLGAAYILSGFASLYGEEAERGIDFAVSEINDNGGIDGRDVEVIVRDTEASADTAIQQIRSLVQEDNVDGLFGLDSSGVAQAVAPQISQLQIPFMITHAATPFVTSPQGEHEDSVGNEYVFRDSNSLAQDIYGAARVAQELDATEWATIGPDYAFGYETWDYFQAYCDGLGVEAEFTAEQFPALATSDYRPFISSILDADPDAVLTPLWGADLTTFIGQAESAGWFDQIDHTLFSVGMGTDLPSDGSPLPEGEYASTRYDPFVPDTETNNSFRDAYYEEYESLPTYNAEGAYRAVHLYKEAIESAGGTDASALVDEFTGMEHSGPVGDYRFSETNQATVASIWGTVTYDDEWESNVLDPVNRYEAGPDVLSEALGDSDLPTGI
- the gpmI gene encoding 2,3-bisphosphoglycerate-independent phosphoglycerate mutase; translation: METALVILDGWGLGDHDRRDAVKAADTPTFDAATERGADGRLVVHGRRVGLPEGQMGNSEVGHLNIGAGRVVKQAYTRITDALAEGSLSDNDAIADALDHAASTGGRVHFMGLVSDGGVHSDVEHLLALIDAAADAGVPATSHAFTDGRDTAPEIADEFLADVTAKADERGTGHVATVTGRYHAMDRDENWERTRKAYDAIVAREAPNEADSAVAAAREAHARGETDEFVEPTLVADEPALADGDAVVFFNFRADRARQLVRMLTGVRPEWGFDLDQPEIRMTTMTEYDETFEFPVAFPPEIPANTIGEVVADAGGTQLRIAESEKYPHVTYFLNGGREVAFPGEIRTIVESPDVPTYDQQPEMSAPEVTDEAVETIAADDPDLLVLNYANPDMVGHTGDFDAAVEAVEAVDEQLDRLLSAVADAGAHAVVTADHGNADDMGTAENPHTAHTFNPVPFVYLTPDGGDGGERVREDGSLCDIAPTLLDLMDRDRPAEMTGESLLENKR
- a CDS encoding thiolase family protein yields the protein MTDETTPVIAAAYRTPQGKEGGVYEDVRSEDLSTTLIDHALDETGLTSDHVDDLMWGVAQQRTEQDNNVARVIALLSDLGESVPATSINRWCASSMQAVISASDAIAAGNRDCIIAGGVENMSRVPMDGDSYEHLHPELSEEYNIFQLQMGMTAEKVAEKYDVSREAQDEYAARSHQRAAEATESGRFDDEIVPVETDDGLVEEDEGIRPDTTAEKLADLPPAFTGDGSVTAGNSSQISDGASLTVVTSEAFAEEHGLDVLAEVGTNNVAGVDPTVMGIGPVPATRGLLERAGTEIDDYDLVELNEAFASQCEYSRRELGVDEEIYNVNGGAIALGHPLGASGARLPVTLLHEMQKRDAERGLATLCVGFGQGAAIEFLR
- a CDS encoding NAD-dependent succinate-semialdehyde dehydrogenase, with the protein product MNAVNPATGAQIETYNEHDVDDVEAALERSTAAFDDWRTRPLRDRERLLANAADVLRENKREYAETMTREMGKPISQAVGEIEKCAWVCDHYAEHAGAYLEADHHPSPPGSTVRTEHEPLGPVLAVMPWNFPFWQVFRFAAPYLTAGNVGLLKHASNVPGCALAIEEVFREAGYPEDVFQTLLIPSDLVDDLLTDDRVRAATLTGSGPAGRAVAASAGDQLKKTVLELGGSDPFVVLDDADVAAAAETGAWARNLNGGQSCIAAKRFVVHTDVYDAFLDALVDEIDALTVGDPTVEATDVGPQARADLMESLHEQVTASVDAGATLVTGGEPLDREGAFYPPTVLTDVPEGCPVDTEETFGPVATVYEVDGEEAAVETANDTEFGLGASVWTEDRDRGERVASRIDAGCVYVNQLVKSDPRVPFGGIKDSGYGRELSEAGIKEFVNRKTVWVE